Proteins found in one Aspergillus puulaauensis MK2 DNA, chromosome 8, nearly complete sequence genomic segment:
- a CDS encoding uncharacterized protein (COG:E;~EggNog:ENOG410PJA4;~InterPro:IPR012001,IPR012000,IPR011766,IPR029061, IPR029035;~PFAM:PF02775,PF02776,PF00205;~go_function: GO:0000287 - magnesium ion binding [Evidence IEA];~go_function: GO:0003824 - catalytic activity [Evidence IEA];~go_function: GO:0030976 - thiamine pyrophosphate binding [Evidence IEA]): MEAMVKGRRERPDAFPRIITCPSEMVALSMADGYARLSNRPQCVIIHVDVGTQAMGQAIHNASCGRAPVLIFAGLSPFTIEGELRGSRTEFIHWIQDVPDQTQIVRQYCRYSAEIKTGHNVKQMVNRALQFATSEPQGPVYLCGAREVMEQEIEPYRLEQKFWSPVEPTALPARALPTIASLLLNAREPLCITGYSGRNHDAVGSLVALADAVKGMRVLDTGASDMSFPADHRAWLSSRYGVHETITTADVILVLSCDVPWVNTRCKPSQSARIIHVDVDPLKQQMPVFYLNAEQRYRADAAVACRQIVDYILGDTDLSQLARSSTFDRRWAALGQSHALFLESIREQAQPNQDGSFGTAYLCSVIRQLAAKDAIFAIEAVTNTSVVADQIQASIPGQWVNCGGGGLGWSTGGALGIKLASDIMQGPEPKKMVIQIVGDGSFMFSAPGSAFWISSRYKIPILTVVLNNGGWNAPRVSMELVHPDGLGSQVSNDELNIAFSPPPDYVGIARAASNNTVFAAKVSEASRLRDVLQEAIREVQNGNTAVVDAVVREAVP, translated from the exons ATGGAGGCGATGGTCAAGGGCCGACGTGAGAGACCCGACGCATTTCCTAGGATTATCACATGTCCTAGCGAGATGGTTGCACTTTCTATGGCGGATGGATATGCTCGACTGTCCAACCGGCCTCAGTGCGTGATTATCCATGTTGACGTGGGCACCCAGGCTATGGGTCAAGCCATCCATAATGCCTCATGTGGACGAGCCCCTGTACTAATCTTCGCTGGACTATCTCCCTTTACAATCGAAGGCGAATTACGTGGCTCCCGCACTGAATTTATTCACTGGATTCAAGACGTGCCGGACCAAACCCAGATTGTCCGGCAATACTGCCGTTACTCGGCGGAGATCAAGACAGGTCATAATGTCAAGCAGATGGTGAATCGCGCACTACAGTTTGCGACGAGCGAGCCCCAAGGGCCAGTTTATTTATGTGGAGCCCGAGAGGTGATGGAACAGGAGATTGAGCCCTATCGTCTGGAGCAGAAGTTCTGGTCTCCTGTTGAACCCACGGCTCTCCCGGCGCGAGCCCTTCCAACGATTGCCTCCTTGCTTCTGAATGCTCGGGAGCCCCTCTGTATAACAGGATATAGCGGTCGTAACCATGATGCCGTTGGTAGCCTTGTCGCCCTTGCAGACGCGGTCAAGGGCATGCGTGTTCTCGACACAGGGGCGAGTGACATGAGCTTCCCGGCTGATCATCGTGCATGGCTGAGCAGTCGATATGGTGTTCATGAAACTATTACCACAGCTGACGTAATCTTGGTTCTTTCCTGTGATGTCCCTTGGGTTAACACGCGATGTAAGCCATCCCAATCCGCCCGGATCATTCATGTCGATGTGGACCCCCTTAAGCAACAAATGCCAGTCTTCTACCTTAATGCAGAGCAGCGGTATAGGGCAGATGCAGCTGTCGCATGTCGTCAAATTGTGGATTACATCCTGGGAGATACAGACCTGTCGCAGCTCGCCCGATCTTCTACATTCGACAGGCGTTGGGCAGCACTTGGACAGTCTCACGCCCTATTCCTGGAGTCTATCCGGGAGCAAGCCCAGCCTAACCAAGACGGTTCTTTCGGAACGGCCTACCTTTGCAGCGTGATTCGACAGCTAGCAGCAAAGGATGCCATTTTCGCAATCGAGGCTGTGACGAATACCTCGGTGGTTGCGGACCAGATCCAAGCGAGTATACCTGGTCAATGGGTGAAttgtggcggaggagggctgggatggAGTACAGGCGGCGCTTTAGGGATCAAGCTTGCGAGCGATATAATGCAAGGTCCGGAACCAAAGAAAATGGTAATTCAAATTGTCGGCGATGGTTCATTCATGTTCAGCGCTCCCGGCAGTGCCTTCTGGATTTCCAGCCGCTACAAGATACCAATATTGACTGTCGTGCTAAACAATGGAG GTTGGAATGCGCCCCGAGTATCGATGGAGCTTGTCCACCCGGATGGGCTTGGGTCGCAGGTTAGCAATGACGAGCTCAACATTGCATTCTCCCCACCGCCAGACTATGTTGGAATTGCAAGGGCGGCTTCCAATAACACGGTCTTTGCAGCCAAAGTATCAGAAGCTTCGAGACTGAGAGATGTACTCCAAGAAGCGATAAGAGAGGTGCAAAATGGAAACACTGCTGTCGTTGATGCAGTTGTCAGGGAAGCAGTGCCCTAA
- a CDS encoding Zn(II)2Cys6 transcription factor (COG:K;~EggNog:ENOG410Q1AK;~InterPro:IPR036864,IPR007219,IPR001138;~PFAM:PF00172;~TransMembrane:1 (o526-546i);~go_function: GO:0000981 - DNA-binding transcription factor activity, RNA polymerase II-specific [Evidence IEA];~go_function: GO:0003677 - DNA binding [Evidence IEA];~go_function: GO:0008270 - zinc ion binding [Evidence IEA];~go_process: GO:0006351 - transcription, DNA-templated [Evidence IEA];~go_process: GO:0006355 - regulation of transcription, DNA-templated [Evidence IEA]) — MNRNSCLSSSVDRMDAITPPAPPRTKRSPAALREPRPRKREKYTRIACSSCKVRKVKCGGNQPCNRCDELQVECIYNESSQPDVDNTGSQVTHLDLELSVSRINRICEQIQQSMGHFADPHINRTCLQRKRPSENGPTQPRVQSLTDFKYTLSLTRGVLEAKGLPSPPVFTEGHPSLAVDELKSPDALITLLQNARPVLDLGHEKATQLLTVFKNEIYPLYPCISLELAQDSVDSLFSLLSRVPHSATCNVEIIDVEIMKSVMAVALLARDDMQSPLATDLASQLLWSVGSCLDQEHPQIEDIIMATLLSLYLDLKHRPVKAWRMAGVAAKLCLEVGIHQERFFDNARMNPDRIMTCKRLFACVYDADRKCSFYSGLPWTLHDGDIDMSVLRLEPQESYLSTMISLDRNLSETWVIINAPSSQSKDSRERVEFLNFQLQKFVSSMSTGDFPPLAPSVVSPPWLRVSLKRFTRLRVHHIKVLAYVGTFSSIKDLISQPQSAKGLITLAAESVDLYMEMMNDGGISPLILPSAIKILLSALSFMLLAVSQSATEYGPLCTKPFHTAIDILGNAQWSNKDPSIDICGTLEQLRRFAEIIQLSPSKRPGPLISHKQGADNTNTDLGQALGEGNVFDELQTPGSDIFSILGDVNMAQPDMLYINNIFS, encoded by the exons ATGAATCGCAACTCTTGCCTATCCAGCTCTGTCGATAGGATGGACGCCATaacacccccagcaccaccgcGAACTAAACGGTCGCCGGCTGCTCTTCGAGAGCCCCGGCCTCGGAAAAGGGAGAAGTATACACGAATTGCCTG CTCATCATGCAAGGTCCGAAAGGTCAAGTGCGGCGGCAATCAACCCTGCAATCGATGTGACGAACTCCAAGTCGAGTGCATCTACAATGAATCTTCCCAACCTGACGTCGA CAACACCGGCTCACAAGTAACTCACCTGGACCTTGAACTCTCGGTTTCGCGGATCAATAGGATTTGCGAACAGATTCAACAATCAATGGGGCATTTTGCGGACCCTCATATAAACAGGACCTGCCTACAACGCAAACGCCCGAGCGAGAATGGACCAACGCAGCCTAGGGTGCAATCTCTCACGGACTTTAAGTACACTTTGAGCCTGACTCGGGGTGTTTTGGAGGCAAAAGGGTTACCGTCCCCTCCTGTCTTCACCGAGGGCCATCCTTCCCTTGCTGTAGACGAACTCAAATCGCCTGACGCTTTGATTACTTTACTTCAGAATGCGCGTCCAGTTTTGGATCTTGGCCATGAGAAGGCCACCCAGCTTCTGACTGTCTTCAAAAATGAGATATACCCGCTCTACCCTTGCATTAGCCTGGAATTGGCTCAGGACTCGGTCGATTCCCTCTTCTCACTGCTGAGCCGTGTTCCCCACAGCGCGACTTGCAATGTAGAGATAATCGATGTAGAAATCATGAAGTCCGTCATGGCGGTTGCCTTGCTGGCTCGAGATGACATGCAAAGTCCCTTAGCCACCGACCTTGCAAGCCAGTTGCTCTGGAGCGTGGGCTCTTGCCTGGATCAGGAGCATCCTCAGATCGAGGATATCATCATGGCAACTTTGTTG TCACTGTATTTAGACCTCAAACACAGGCCAGTCAAGGCGTGGCGGATGGCCGGAGTCGCCGCGAAACTCTGTCTCGAAGTCGGTATTCATCAAGAACGCTTCTTTGATAACGCTCGGATGAATCCCGACCGGATTATGACCTGCAAACGCTTGTTCGCCTGTGTCTACGATGCGGACAGGAAATGTAGTTTTTACTCGGGCCTGCCATGGACACTCCACGACGGAGACATCGACATGTCCGTTCTTCGGCTC GAACCGCAAGAGTCATATCTATCAACCATGATCTCCCTAGACAGGAACCTATCCGAGACATGGGTTATCATCAATGCGCCGTCTTCCCAGTCGAAAGATAGTCGTGAACGTGTCGAGTTCCTCAACTTTCAACTCCAGAAATTCGTTAGCAGCATGTCAACAGGCGACTTTCCCCCCCTAGCGCCATCAGTAGTCTCACCACCCTGGCTACGCGTTTCGTTAAAGCGGTTCACCCGTCTTCGCGTGCATCACATTAAGGTGCTGGCCTACGTTGGGACCTTCAGCTCGATAAAGGACCTGATTTCTCAACCCCAGTCAGCTAAAGGGCTCATCACTTTAGCCGCCGAGTCAGTGGACTTATATATGGAAATGATGAATGATGGCGGAATAAGCCCGCTAATACTCCCTTCAGCAATCAAAATTCTTCTTTCAGCTCTATCCTTTATGCTCTTAGCGGTCTCACAATCCGCCACGGAGTATGGACCGCTGTGCACCAAACCTTTTCACACCGCTATCGACATACTCGGTAATGCCCAGTGGAGCAACAAAGACCCGAGTATCGACATCTGCGGGACGTTGGAGCAACTGCGGAGGTTCGCTGAAATAATTCAGCTGTCACCATCCAAGCGGCCAGGACCCTTGATAAGTCACAAACAAGGTGcagacaacaccaacaccgatCTTGGACAGGCACTTGGTGAAGGGAACGTCTTTGATGAGCTTCAAACGCCGGGTTCGGATATTTTCTCCATACTGGGGGATGTCAATATGGCGCAACCTGATATGTTATATATCAACAATATATTTAGTTAG
- a CDS encoding CocE/NonD family hydrolase (COG:S;~EggNog:ENOG410PJGH;~InterPro:IPR008979,IPR029058,IPR005674,IPR013736, IPR000383;~PFAM:PF02129,PF08530;~go_function: GO:0008239 - dipeptidyl-peptidase activity [Evidence IEA];~go_function: GO:0016787 - hydrolase activity [Evidence IEA]) encodes MTRPNLKLGEFTIPWIPAVSPEDQTNMHPYKQQTRSTMTLPVGWKFAEGRRPLHQELIFDEVVEIPLRDGVKIYCDIFRPVTDEKLPAILALSPYGKNGHGFRIFDNIPFRLGLPESATSGLEKFEGPDPVEWCPRGYVIVNVDIRGTWDSEGNIYIEGSQMGVDGYDTVEFIAAQPWCNGAVSMCGNSWLATEQWATAIQKPPSLKCIAPWEGFTDKYRDLVCRGGVPKTSFASFIFNKTIRGRNLREDVGGALAEWPLFNAYWQDKVYDTSGLTLPIYALASYSSGNHGSGTVRGWNRAASKEKWIRFHPTQEWFDLYTPRYIDDLQRFFDRYLKEIDNGWEKTPKARISILTYGNRFEPGPKWDVPFADYPVPQTEYRNLYLQDSGKLATLQQANEGSVAHRADSYQAKPSEFVLTVDRATTLVGHSKAVLWMSCKDNNDLDVYVSIRKLSKSGEVLEHVNVPWESLPEGINTQHDVPMAQTVKYTGPTGILRASHRAQDPTRSTSLIPFHPHDKEEKIPPGDIVKLEISLWPMGIHFEAGEGLLFRVQGFVDTSSDFPSHIDKKLDNLNKGQHVIHYGGKYDSSIIVPVISLPAQ; translated from the exons ATGACTAGACCGAATCTTAAGCTTGGGGAATTTACTATCCCATGGATACCGGCCGTATCGCCTGAGGACCAGACAAACATGCATCCTTACAAGCAGCAGACTAGGAGCACTATGACGTTACCTGTAGGGTGGAAATTCGCGGAAGGCAGGCGGCCCCTGCATCAAGAACTGATATTTGACGAAGTTGTCGAAATTCCGCTCAGAGACGGAGTCAAG ATCTACTGTGACATATTCAGGCCTGTCACGGACGAAAAGCTCCCGGCCATATTGGCGTTAAGCCCGTACGGCAAGAATGGACACG GGTTCCGCATCTTCGACAACATTCCTTTCCGGCTTGGTCTACCAGAGAGTGCCACATCTGGCTTGGAGAAATTCGAAGG GCCCGATCCTGTCGAGTGGTGCCCCCGAGGGTATGTAATCGTCAATGTAGACATCCGAGGCACCTGGGACAGTGAAGGAAATATCTATATCGAGGGAAGCCAGATGG GCGTGGATGGCTATGATACAGTTGAATTCATTGCAGCCCAGCCATGGTGCAATGGTGCTGTCAGCATGTGTGGCAATTCCTGGCTTGCGACGGAGCAGTGGGCAACTGCTATCCAAAAGCCACCTTCACTCAAGTGCATCGCACCCTGGGAGGGATTTACGGACAAATATCGTGACTTGGTGTGTCGCGGCGGTGTTCCTAAGACCAGCTTTGCGtctttcatcttcaacaaaaccATTCGCGGCCGGAATCTTCGAGAGGACGTTGGCGGAGCGCTCGCAGAATGGCCCCTTTTTAATGCATACTGGCAAGACAAGGTCTATGATACCAGCGGGCTTACACTACCTATCTATGCACTTGCAAGCTATTCTTCGGGGAATCATGGATCTGGCACCGTGAGAGGTTGGAATAGGGCAGCCTCAAAAGAGAAATGGATTCGCTTCCATCCAACTCAGGAGTGGTTCGATCTTTATACACCAAGGTACATTGATGACCTACAACGGTTCTTCGATCGCTACCTTAAGGAGATAGACAATGGCTGGGAGAAAACTCCCAAGGCTAGAATCTCTATTCTCACATATGGGAATCGCTTCGAGCCG GGCCCCAAGTGGGACGTGCCATTTGCCGACTATCCTGTTCCGCAGACTGAGTATCGCAACCTCTACCTACAGGACTCAGGCAAATTGGCAACCTTACAGCAAGCCAACGAGGGCTCCGTTGCCCATCGTGCGGACAGCTACCAAGCAAAACCCTCTGAGTTTGTCTTGACCGTGGACAGGGCAACCACTCTTGTTGGCCATTCTAAGGCTGTGCTTTGGATGTCCTGcaaagacaacaacgacCTGGATGTGTACGTGTCCATCCGAAAGCTTAGCAAGAGCGGAGAGGTATTAGAACACGTGAATGTTCCCTGGGAGTCTTTGCCTGAAGGGATCAATACCCAGCATGATGTTCCAATGGCACAGACAGTCAAA TACACTGGCCCAACCGGTATCCTCCGAGCCTCGCATCGCGCACAGGACCCAACACGGAGCACCTCCCtcatcccattccacccACACgataaagaagaaaagatacCGCCAGGGGATATTGTCAAGCTCGAAATATCTCTTTGGCCTATGGGTATCCACTTTGAAGCAGGAGAGGGCTTGCTCTTCCGTGTTCAAGGTTTCGTCGACACAAGCTCGGATTTTCCCAGCCACATTGACAAGAAGCTCGACAATCTGAACAAGGGTCAGCATGTAATTCACTATGGCGGAAAGTATGACTCGAGTATCATCGTCCCTGTTATTTCCTTGCCAGCGCAGTAG